In Patescibacteria group bacterium, a single window of DNA contains:
- a CDS encoding bifunctional oligoribonuclease/PAP phosphatase NrnA → MVDLFLAQKILDKILTSKKILILGHSIPKPDGDSLGSCFAFGHYLKSITKNFTIFNLYPVPASLSYLPGVNFLKNNPEEIYTKEYDLVVMVDFGQLKNSGIEEKLREIKKTGTTFINIDHHQNPEPNFFDISLVITDASSTCEIVYNLFVQMGIIITKDIATCLLTGLVTDTENFTNLGTTFTALRTGAELLGFGARLQEVTINTWQNKKLPILHLWGIALLRLEEDPQTGIATTAITLKDLEDNKVSPDDFAGVANFLNNLGTAKAVIIFKEEDGGFVRGSLRTTRDDVDVSEIARQYGGGGHKKSAGFLVRGRIEKVEGKGWKVTVIN, encoded by the coding sequence ATGGTTGATCTATTTTTAGCCCAAAAAATTTTAGATAAAATATTGACTTCAAAAAAAATTTTGATTTTGGGGCACTCAATTCCCAAACCGGACGGAGATAGCCTCGGATCTTGTTTTGCTTTTGGTCATTATCTAAAAAGTATCACAAAAAATTTTACGATTTTCAATCTTTATCCCGTTCCTGCCAGCTTGAGTTATTTACCCGGAGTTAATTTTTTAAAAAACAACCCGGAAGAAATTTATACGAAAGAATACGATCTGGTCGTCATGGTTGATTTTGGTCAACTAAAAAATTCCGGCATCGAAGAAAAGCTACGTGAAATAAAAAAAACAGGAACAACTTTTATCAATATTGATCATCACCAAAACCCCGAACCGAATTTTTTTGATATCTCGCTGGTAATAACCGACGCTTCTTCTACTTGCGAAATAGTTTACAATCTTTTTGTACAAATGGGAATAATAATAACCAAAGATATCGCCACTTGCTTACTGACAGGACTGGTCACCGATACGGAAAATTTCACAAATCTAGGAACGACTTTTACCGCTTTACGTACCGGCGCTGAACTGCTTGGTTTTGGCGCACGACTGCAAGAAGTAACAATAAATACTTGGCAAAACAAAAAACTGCCTATTTTACATCTTTGGGGAATTGCCCTCCTGCGCCTAGAAGAAGACCCGCAAACAGGAATAGCCACCACTGCCATCACCCTTAAAGATTTAGAGGATAACAAAGTATCACCTGATGATTTTGCCGGCGTGGCAAATTTTTTAAACAACCTTGGTACGGCAAAAGCAGTAATCATTTTCAAAGAAGAAGATGGCGGTTTTGTCCGCGGCAGTCTGCGCACCACTCGTGATGACGTCGATGTGTCGGAAATCGCTCGTCAATATGGCGGCGGCGGGCACAAAAAATCCGCCGGATTTTTGGTACGGGGACGGATAGAAAAAGTAGAAGGCAAGGGCTGGAAAGTAACGGTTATTAATTAG
- the truB gene encoding tRNA pseudouridine(55) synthase TruB: protein MFLLVNKPTGITSHDVVNVLRRITGIKKIGHAGTLDPLATGLLIVAINRESTKEIDRFVKLDKEYVATIKLGATSDTYDAEGKIIPASKSLAPSLDEIKKTINVFIGRQQQIPPMFSAKKIGGKKLYDLARAGKEIERAPSEIEIFSIKILEYSYPILKINVHCSSGTYIRSLANDIGASLGVGGYLAALERTKIGKYELKNSVALAELDKNNWKNYAS from the coding sequence ATGTTTCTTTTAGTTAACAAACCAACCGGTATCACCTCGCATGATGTTGTAAATGTTTTGCGCCGGATTACCGGAATAAAAAAAATCGGTCACGCCGGAACACTCGATCCGCTAGCGACCGGTCTTTTGATCGTGGCGATCAATCGAGAATCAACTAAGGAAATAGATAGATTTGTAAAGCTGGATAAAGAATATGTCGCGACAATCAAATTAGGAGCGACTTCTGACACCTATGATGCAGAAGGGAAAATAATCCCCGCTTCCAAATCACTAGCTCCAAGTTTGGACGAAATCAAAAAAACCATAAATGTGTTTATCGGCAGACAGCAGCAGATTCCCCCTATGTTTTCGGCTAAAAAAATCGGCGGCAAAAAACTGTACGATTTAGCTCGTGCCGGAAAAGAGATCGAACGCGCGCCAAGTGAGATAGAAATATTTTCAATTAAAATCTTAGAGTACAGTTATCCGATTCTAAAAATTAACGTTCATTGTTCATCCGGTACTTATATTCGTTCATTGGCAAACGATATTGGTGCCAGTCTCGGTGTCGGCGGCTATCTGGCTGCATTAGAACGGACTAAAATCGGAAAATACGAACTAAAAAATTCCGTCGCGTTGGCGGAATTGGATAAAAACAACTGGAAAAATTATGCGTCGTAA
- the rny gene encoding ribonuclease Y, whose amino-acid sequence MFDPIFFAVIGLFLGVGGGYLLRKLILGQRAASAEAKASKLLTEAKNKQQELLLEAKEKAIKIIDEAKKEEQDSKQEMRQLQKRLEQRESRFDQKLLELENKQQEIFDKAQQLEAVKKKIHEIKEEQLARLEKIAGMTKDQAVEVMLKNVEEQSKDTILARVKKLEAQESEEVEKKARDIVTLAIQRCAGSQAVELTTTTVDLPSDEMKGRIIGREGRNIRVIEQLTGTEIIVDDTPQAITVSGFSPIRRHIAKLALEKLIVDGRIHPGRIEEAVNEARTAIAIDIKKAGENALYELGITGLDPKLVQILGRLKYRTSYGQNVLQHSMEVAHLSALLAEQLGANVTVAKKAGLLHDIGKAVDHEVQGTHPEIGRDIAKKFGLPEEIITPILNHHEDKPPTLEAVIVKVADAISGARPGARKDTYENFLQRLEELEKIATSFAGVEKTYAIQAGREIRVFINADEINDLQATKLARDIANRIENELKYPGEIKVNIIREMRVIEYAR is encoded by the coding sequence ATGTTTGATCCCATTTTTTTTGCAGTTATCGGTTTATTTTTAGGAGTCGGCGGCGGATATTTGCTGCGCAAATTAATTCTTGGTCAGCGCGCTGCTTCAGCCGAAGCCAAGGCTTCAAAACTTTTAACCGAAGCTAAAAACAAACAACAAGAGTTATTACTGGAAGCAAAGGAGAAAGCCATCAAAATAATTGATGAGGCGAAAAAGGAAGAACAGGATTCCAAGCAAGAAATGCGCCAATTACAAAAACGTCTAGAACAGCGCGAAAGCCGTTTTGATCAAAAGTTGCTTGAGCTGGAAAACAAACAGCAAGAAATTTTCGACAAGGCGCAGCAGCTTGAAGCAGTAAAAAAGAAGATTCATGAGATTAAGGAAGAGCAGCTCGCGCGTCTGGAAAAAATCGCCGGTATGACTAAGGATCAGGCTGTCGAGGTGATGTTAAAAAACGTCGAAGAACAAAGCAAGGACACTATTCTTGCTCGGGTGAAAAAACTGGAAGCCCAGGAATCCGAAGAAGTGGAAAAGAAGGCTAGAGATATTGTTACGCTGGCTATTCAGCGTTGTGCCGGTTCACAAGCCGTAGAGTTGACTACTACGACCGTTGATTTGCCATCCGATGAAATGAAAGGCAGAATTATCGGTCGTGAAGGTAGGAATATTCGTGTTATTGAACAGCTAACCGGTACCGAGATTATCGTTGACGACACTCCGCAGGCAATCACTGTTTCCGGATTTTCTCCTATTCGTCGTCATATTGCCAAATTAGCTTTAGAAAAACTGATCGTCGACGGTCGCATTCATCCGGGAAGAATCGAAGAAGCGGTCAACGAAGCCAGAACCGCGATTGCCATAGATATTAAAAAGGCAGGTGAAAATGCTCTCTACGAGTTGGGAATCACCGGGCTTGATCCTAAGTTGGTACAAATTTTAGGTCGTCTCAAATATCGCACCTCTTACGGTCAAAATGTGCTCCAGCATTCCATGGAGGTTGCTCATTTGTCCGCGCTACTAGCAGAGCAGCTTGGTGCCAATGTTACAGTCGCAAAAAAAGCTGGACTACTTCACGATATTGGCAAGGCGGTTGATCATGAAGTCCAGGGTACTCATCCGGAAATCGGACGCGATATTGCTAAAAAATTTGGTTTACCTGAGGAAATTATTACCCCGATACTCAATCATCACGAGGACAAACCGCCGACATTGGAGGCTGTTATTGTCAAAGTGGCCGACGCTATTTCCGGTGCCAGACCAGGAGCAAGAAAAGATACTTATGAAAATTTTTTGCAGCGTTTGGAAGAACTGGAAAAAATCGCTACTTCTTTTGCCGGAGTGGAAAAAACTTATGCTATTCAGGCTGGTCGTGAAATCCGCGTCTTTATCAATGCTGACGAAATAAACGATCTGCAGGCGACTAAGCTTGCTCGAGATATCGCCAATCGTATCGAAAACGAACTCAAATACCCCGGTGAAATCAAGGTCAATATTATCCGCGAAATGCGCGTGATTGAATACGCCAGATAA
- a CDS encoding HU family DNA-binding protein — translation MNKATLIETLAQKANVSKKQAEDLVDALMQTIMDTIKDGGEVTLTGFGTFSARVRKGREGINPRSKTSITIPPTKVVKFKAGKVLKETLKSSSNTPAAV, via the coding sequence ATGAACAAAGCTACTCTAATCGAAACCCTAGCGCAAAAAGCCAACGTCTCAAAAAAACAGGCCGAGGATTTGGTTGACGCCCTGATGCAAACTATAATGGACACTATTAAAGACGGCGGTGAAGTTACTCTTACTGGTTTTGGTACTTTTTCCGCTCGCGTTCGTAAAGGTCGCGAAGGCATTAATCCGAGATCGAAAACTTCTATTACCATTCCTCCGACTAAAGTAGTCAAATTTAAAGCCGGTAAGGTTTTGAAAGAAACGCTCAAGTCTTCCAGCAATACTCCGGCAGCCGTATAA
- a CDS encoding ribosome-binding factor A translates to MSNRAQRAGEVLRDKLSEIIAREIELPKDSLVTVLRAQISPNLRSAKIWITVSPEENIGIVYGKLRDSVKELRRLLAAKLDWQFTPLLSFRIDRGAMAAQEVERLLEQIRQESKK, encoded by the coding sequence ATGTCTAATAGAGCCCAACGCGCCGGAGAAGTGCTGCGCGACAAATTAAGCGAAATCATAGCAAGAGAGATCGAATTGCCAAAAGATTCTTTGGTAACTGTTTTGCGCGCGCAAATATCTCCAAACCTGCGCTCCGCCAAAATCTGGATAACCGTCAGCCCCGAAGAAAATATTGGTATTGTTTATGGTAAGCTGCGCGATAGCGTCAAAGAATTGCGCCGTTTATTGGCTGCCAAACTGGATTGGCAATTTACCCCACTACTGTCTTTTCGCATTGACCGAGGAGCGATGGCGGCACAAGAAGTAGAAAGACTGCTTGAGCAAATCCGCCAGGAGAGTAAAAAATAA
- a CDS encoding TIGR00282 family metallophosphoesterase, with the protein MIKTNNLKVLFFGDVIGKIGRRALVKAVPNLRKKYEADLVIVNVENLAHGKGITRKTWNELIESGIDFATSGNHIFKKPEGVEMLDEDIPIIRPANYAHKTPGKGYKIIETAKGPIMIVNLLGQLFIKDEPVPTNPFTKLADILANAKPKKVKMVIVDFHAEATSEKVALGRQFDGEVSAVLGTHTHIPTADMKILPKGTGYITDVGMVGDKNSILGGQIEPILDAYMNKERSSRFEISENGICLANFVYLEIDTAKGLTRKIKRLDKEIVV; encoded by the coding sequence ATGATAAAAACGAATAACCTTAAAGTTTTGTTTTTCGGCGACGTCATCGGTAAAATCGGTCGGCGGGCGCTGGTTAAGGCTGTGCCGAACCTTCGCAAAAAATACGAAGCTGATTTGGTGATTGTCAATGTAGAAAATCTCGCTCACGGCAAAGGTATTACTCGTAAAACCTGGAACGAGCTGATTGAAAGCGGTATTGATTTTGCTACTTCGGGAAATCACATATTCAAAAAACCAGAAGGAGTAGAAATGCTCGACGAAGATATTCCGATTATCCGTCCGGCAAATTATGCACACAAAACTCCGGGTAAGGGTTACAAGATAATCGAAACCGCCAAGGGTCCGATAATGATAGTTAATCTTCTGGGTCAATTGTTTATCAAGGATGAACCGGTACCGACTAATCCTTTCACCAAATTAGCGGATATTTTAGCTAACGCCAAACCAAAAAAGGTTAAAATGGTCATCGTTGATTTTCACGCTGAAGCCACTTCGGAAAAAGTTGCCCTAGGTCGGCAATTTGACGGCGAGGTATCGGCGGTTCTTGGTACTCACACCCATATTCCTACCGCCGATATGAAAATTTTGCCAAAAGGCACCGGTTATATTACCGACGTCGGTATGGTGGGAGATAAAAATTCTATCTTGGGCGGACAGATTGAACCGATACTTGATGCTTATATGAACAAAGAACGCAGTTCACGTTTTGAAATATCGGAAAACGGCATCTGCCTGGCTAATTTTGTCTATCTGGAAATCGATACCGCCAAAGGCTTGACACGTAAAATAAAACGGTTAGACAAGGAAATTGTCGTATAG
- the clpP gene encoding ATP-dependent Clp endopeptidase proteolytic subunit ClpP, producing the protein MNYLIPTVIEKSQFGERAYDIYSRLLKDRIIFLGSPIDDVVANIVIAQFLFLDAEDSKKDIKLYINSPGGSVTAGLAIYDTMQYVKCDVATICVGQAASMGATLLAAGTKGKRYALPNSEIMIHQVMGGAEGQAADVKIRAERIIKVHEKMNKLLAKHTGQPVVKIEKDGDRDFFMDAEEAKKYGIIDKIIINSK; encoded by the coding sequence ATGAATTACCTTATCCCTACTGTTATTGAAAAATCCCAGTTCGGCGAACGCGCTTACGACATTTATTCTCGTTTGCTCAAAGACCGGATTATATTTTTAGGATCTCCTATTGACGATGTTGTCGCCAACATTGTCATCGCTCAATTCTTATTTTTGGACGCTGAAGACAGCAAAAAAGACATCAAGCTTTATATCAATTCCCCCGGAGGCAGCGTAACTGCCGGGCTGGCTATTTACGATACCATGCAGTATGTAAAATGTGACGTTGCCACTATTTGTGTTGGTCAGGCAGCTTCCATGGGAGCGACGCTACTTGCCGCTGGTACTAAAGGAAAAAGATACGCTCTGCCTAATTCGGAAATAATGATTCATCAAGTAATGGGCGGCGCCGAAGGACAAGCTGCTGATGTCAAAATCCGCGCTGAAAGAATTATCAAGGTTCACGAAAAAATGAATAAGCTGCTAGCCAAACATACCGGCCAGCCGGTTGTTAAAATAGAAAAAGACGGCGATCGTGATTTCTTCATGGACGCAGAAGAAGCTAAAAAATACGGCATTATCGATAAAATTATTATCAATAGCAAATAA
- the trxA gene encoding thioredoxin, which yields MSEIILDDKNFEAEVLASDVPVLVDFYAVWCGPCKIQGPMIDELAEEMKDQKVKIAKLDVDKAPEFSQKYEIMSVPTLIIFKGGQIVERMTGMRTKEELKEKLEKLI from the coding sequence ATGTCTGAGATTATATTAGATGACAAAAATTTTGAGGCAGAAGTACTCGCCTCTGACGTGCCGGTGCTTGTAGATTTTTATGCCGTTTGGTGCGGTCCGTGCAAAATACAGGGGCCGATGATTGATGAATTAGCCGAGGAGATGAAGGACCAAAAAGTAAAAATCGCCAAACTGGACGTTGACAAAGCGCCGGAATTTTCCCAGAAATACGAAATTATGTCTGTTCCTACCTTGATTATTTTTAAAGGCGGGCAAATAGTCGAACGCATGACTGGGATGAGAACAAAAGAGGAATTAAAAGAAAAGTTGGAAAAGTTAATATAA
- a CDS encoding bifunctional 5,10-methylenetetrahydrofolate dehydrogenase/5,10-methenyltetrahydrofolate cyclohydrolase translates to MIVAGKIIAGKVLDRLKEKITALPKTPVLGVVLVGDNQSSVIYINKKRQSCENIGIGFKLFSYPNETTEENLLTEIERIQDKEELSALIVQLPLPDGFDTKKILDAVRPEFDVDCLSSVNIARLRTDNPVFIPPTPGAILEILNYYNIELSGCKIAVVGLGQLVGSPILAILKQRGYDVTACDIDTSNRNEIIKNADVLITGVGKPKIITAEMVKNGVVIMDAGISFVDGKTVGDVDFEGIKEKASLVTPPTGGVGPVTVAKLLENVVKNQ, encoded by the coding sequence ATGATTGTCGCGGGAAAAATCATTGCCGGCAAAGTATTAGACCGGCTAAAAGAAAAAATAACGGCTTTACCGAAGACGCCGGTTTTGGGCGTGGTGCTGGTTGGCGACAACCAATCTTCGGTTATTTATATAAATAAGAAAAGGCAATCATGTGAAAACATCGGCATTGGTTTTAAACTTTTCAGCTATCCGAACGAAACCACCGAGGAAAACTTGCTGACGGAAATCGAACGGATTCAAGACAAGGAAGAACTGAGCGCCCTGATCGTCCAGCTGCCGCTGCCGGATGGTTTTGATACAAAAAAAATTCTGGACGCGGTCAGACCGGAATTTGACGTTGATTGCCTGTCTAGCGTAAATATTGCCCGATTACGAACTGACAACCCGGTATTTATCCCGCCGACTCCCGGGGCGATACTAGAAATACTTAACTACTATAATATAGAATTGTCTGGCTGCAAGATCGCAGTCGTCGGACTTGGTCAGCTAGTTGGCTCGCCAATATTAGCGATACTAAAGCAAAGAGGTTACGACGTGACGGCTTGCGATATTGATACGTCAAATAGAAACGAGATAATTAAAAATGCCGATGTTTTGATCACCGGTGTTGGCAAACCAAAAATTATTACCGCCGAGATGGTCAAAAACGGCGTGGTGATAATGGATGCCGGCATTAGTTTTGTTGACGGCAAAACCGTTGGTGATGTTGATTTTGAAGGGATTAAAGAAAAAGCTAGTCTAGTCACCCCACCGACTGGTGGTGTCGGTCCTGTAACAGTGGCGAAGTTACTTGAGAACGTGGTTAAAAATCAATAA
- a CDS encoding phosphoribosyltransferase family protein yields MCGVVGIIGRDQVISRLVQAAGRLQNRGDRSTRAVTFCQGRLFEIGAVAPPEVAYFNINYQDFPGRLGIAHTRYATTGSDDLASLQRNIQPYIGQGTAICGNGDLISSVSLRKKLFHSDGKIFQTQLDIEITDELLSREMRQRRVAQTRSHDKYAKKLFAAVEAVNKQQVGAWSNLVLLPRGLLAFRDPAGIRPLTMAKRYKDGVLREVMFASETSVFHAFGTDYCEIEEISPGEMVFVSSAPHLKVYRHKPESVDTSAFCFFEYIYFARPDSAFKKQVVEVVRERLGQTLANEYKEKFAGKIDVVIGIPASALSAAAQFAHELSVPFKVGAVIKVGNKRSFQETSQEKRKRAIQDKFLFLKQFVKGKRVAVVDDSNVRGNTAKKIIEALLSLEAKEVHYFFFSPPIIGSCFYGIDTPDARHLIAHRHGSDPIKIAEEMKATSVNYVSMAGLLQALDVPEKELCLGCITKRYPTSVTEAENRVAERLKQRRHGTCGAMKS; encoded by the coding sequence ATGTGCGGAGTTGTGGGAATAATCGGTCGTGATCAAGTCATCTCCCGATTAGTTCAAGCAGCCGGACGTCTGCAAAATCGGGGCGACAGATCGACGCGGGCGGTAACATTTTGCCAAGGAAGACTTTTTGAGATTGGCGCAGTGGCGCCACCTGAAGTGGCGTACTTCAATATCAATTATCAGGATTTTCCCGGACGACTTGGCATTGCTCATACTCGTTACGCCACAACTGGTAGCGATGATCTGGCTTCCCTACAACGCAATATCCAGCCATACATCGGTCAAGGTACGGCTATTTGCGGAAACGGCGACCTGATTTCTTCGGTTTCGTTGCGGAAAAAACTTTTTCATTCGGATGGAAAAATTTTCCAAACGCAGCTCGATATCGAAATCACCGACGAATTATTGTCGCGTGAAATGCGACAACGGCGAGTGGCTCAAACCAGATCTCACGACAAATACGCCAAAAAATTATTTGCCGCTGTCGAAGCGGTCAATAAGCAACAAGTCGGCGCCTGGTCAAACCTGGTTTTGCTGCCGCGCGGATTATTGGCTTTTCGCGATCCGGCAGGAATTCGACCTTTGACAATGGCTAAAAGGTACAAAGACGGCGTATTACGTGAAGTGATGTTTGCTTCCGAAACCAGCGTTTTTCACGCCTTTGGCACCGACTACTGCGAGATTGAAGAAATCAGTCCGGGAGAAATGGTTTTTGTTTCCTCCGCTCCGCACTTGAAAGTTTACCGCCACAAGCCGGAAAGCGTCGACACTTCGGCCTTTTGCTTTTTCGAGTACATTTATTTTGCGCGACCGGACTCGGCGTTCAAAAAACAAGTGGTCGAAGTAGTTCGTGAACGCCTGGGTCAGACCCTGGCCAACGAATACAAAGAAAAATTTGCCGGCAAGATCGACGTAGTTATCGGCATTCCCGCCTCTGCTCTTTCTGCCGCCGCTCAGTTCGCTCACGAACTCAGCGTACCTTTCAAGGTTGGCGCGGTGATTAAAGTCGGCAACAAAAGATCTTTCCAGGAAACCAGCCAAGAAAAACGGAAACGCGCGATTCAAGACAAATTCTTGTTTCTCAAGCAGTTTGTCAAAGGCAAACGCGTTGCAGTGGTTGACGACTCCAACGTTCGGGGTAACACCGCTAAAAAAATAATCGAGGCGCTTCTCAGTCTGGAAGCAAAAGAAGTACACTACTTCTTTTTCTCGCCACCGATTATCGGTTCTTGTTTTTACGGCATTGACACGCCGGATGCGCGGCATTTGATCGCTCACCGTCATGGTAGCGATCCGATCAAAATTGCGGAAGAAATGAAGGCGACAAGCGTTAATTATGTCTCGATGGCTGGATTACTGCAGGCGCTAGACGTGCCAGAAAAGGAACTGTGTCTTGGCTGCATCACCAAACGATATCCGACTTCTGTAACGGAAGCGGAAAATCGCGTTGCTGAACGGCTAAAACAGCGTCGCCATGGCACTTGCGGCGCAATGAAAAGTTAA
- the infB gene encoding translation initiation factor IF-2, whose protein sequence is MNVTELARKLRVTTKELLELLPQLGFDIGARAIKVDPRVASQILREWPRFYREHQAKLEAIRKQKLIEERKLKMQDSGPVKLSAVMTVREFAEKLEVPVNQVIAELMNNGILATLNERIDYDTAAIVAEGFGFTVEKSEDVASDVDIDKDKRIRDILDSADKEKLQARPPVVVVMGHVDHGKTKLLDAIRKTNVIDTEHGGITQHIGAYQTIFQGRAITFIDTPGHEAFTTMRSRGAKVADIAILVVAADDSIKPQTVEVIQILQALNLPFIVAINKIDKPDANIEKVKQDLAQRNLLPEDWGGKVVCVPISAKQGTNINQLLEMILLIMDLNKEKTMADPTGPACGTIIEAHKDAGEGAVATLLVQTGTLKVNDILSINGAFYGRVRAMKDWIGKDVFAAPPGMPVKILGWRAEAAVGDILEVVSDVKKLNEQKIKKQKPSSVSSAVVTQTENSSEEDEEKIKTLNIVLRSDVLGSTEAIVESLAKLEIPHGVKYKIVSQGLGNIVESDVLRAEGDNGVVLGFNVQVTPLANKIADEKKVEVKTYKIIYELLDLVRTKLNAMIEVEIKENDIGKVEVLALFRKDKVGQVVGGRVKSGKIETGAKVRVMRENLDLARLKILELQTTKQIVKDVEKGFECGIKLEGKFEVAVGDTLEVYQEEMIERKVK, encoded by the coding sequence ATGAATGTTACTGAGCTAGCACGAAAACTAAGAGTAACAACAAAAGAGCTACTGGAACTTTTGCCGCAGCTTGGTTTTGATATTGGCGCGCGAGCGATAAAAGTTGATCCGCGGGTAGCGTCGCAAATTTTACGGGAATGGCCGCGTTTTTATCGTGAACATCAGGCTAAGCTTGAGGCTATTCGCAAGCAAAAATTAATCGAAGAACGTAAGCTCAAAATGCAGGACAGCGGTCCGGTAAAACTGTCGGCAGTGATGACTGTCCGTGAATTCGCGGAAAAATTGGAAGTGCCGGTCAATCAGGTGATCGCCGAACTGATGAACAATGGAATCTTGGCAACGCTTAATGAGAGAATAGACTATGACACCGCTGCCATCGTGGCGGAAGGTTTTGGTTTTACGGTAGAAAAGTCGGAAGATGTCGCTTCCGACGTTGATATCGATAAGGATAAAAGAATAAGAGATATCCTTGATAGTGCTGATAAAGAAAAATTGCAAGCACGTCCGCCGGTAGTAGTGGTGATGGGTCACGTCGATCACGGCAAAACTAAATTACTCGACGCTATTCGTAAAACAAACGTTATTGATACGGAACACGGCGGTATTACTCAACACATCGGCGCGTATCAAACCATTTTTCAGGGACGGGCGATCACTTTTATCGACACTCCTGGTCACGAGGCTTTTACTACTATGCGTTCCCGCGGTGCCAAGGTCGCCGATATCGCCATACTTGTAGTAGCTGCCGATGATTCGATAAAACCGCAAACCGTGGAAGTAATTCAGATTTTACAGGCGCTCAATTTGCCTTTTATCGTGGCGATAAATAAAATCGATAAACCAGATGCCAATATTGAAAAGGTAAAACAAGATTTGGCGCAGCGAAATTTATTGCCAGAAGATTGGGGCGGCAAAGTTGTTTGTGTGCCTATTTCCGCTAAACAAGGAACTAATATTAATCAACTTCTGGAGATGATCTTGTTGATTATGGATTTGAATAAAGAAAAAACTATGGCCGATCCTACCGGTCCGGCATGCGGTACTATTATCGAAGCTCATAAAGATGCCGGCGAAGGAGCCGTGGCAACATTGTTAGTGCAAACCGGTACTTTAAAAGTAAATGATATTTTGTCTATTAATGGCGCTTTTTACGGTCGGGTGCGGGCGATGAAAGATTGGATCGGCAAAGATGTTTTTGCCGCTCCGCCGGGAATGCCGGTCAAGATTTTAGGTTGGCGGGCGGAAGCCGCGGTCGGTGATATATTAGAAGTCGTATCCGATGTCAAAAAACTAAACGAACAAAAGATAAAGAAGCAAAAACCGTCGTCTGTTTCTAGCGCCGTAGTAACGCAAACCGAAAATTCCAGCGAAGAAGACGAGGAGAAGATAAAGACTCTGAATATAGTTTTGCGCAGCGATGTACTGGGTTCGACCGAAGCGATTGTCGAATCTTTGGCTAAACTAGAAATTCCGCATGGTGTAAAGTATAAAATAGTTTCTCAAGGGCTGGGTAATATAGTTGAATCCGACGTTTTGCGTGCCGAAGGCGACAACGGCGTGGTACTCGGTTTTAACGTTCAGGTTACGCCACTGGCTAATAAAATAGCGGATGAAAAAAAGGTAGAGGTAAAAACCTATAAAATCATTTATGAGTTGCTTGATTTGGTAAGAACAAAACTAAACGCTATGATTGAAGTAGAGATTAAAGAAAACGATATCGGCAAGGTGGAAGTTTTGGCGTTATTTAGAAAAGATAAGGTTGGTCAAGTGGTTGGCGGTCGTGTTAAGTCTGGCAAGATAGAAACCGGAGCCAAGGTTCGCGTGATGCGCGAGAATCTTGATTTAGCGCGACTGAAAATTTTGGAGTTACAAACCACCAAGCAGATAGTCAAAGACGTAGAGAAAGGTTTTGAATGTGGTATTAAATTAGAAGGAAAATTTGAGGTAGCTGTTGGTGATACGCTGGAAGTCTATCAGGAAGAAATGATAGAGAGAAAAGTAAAATAA